Proteins encoded in a region of the Rhodoligotrophos appendicifer genome:
- a CDS encoding iron-containing alcohol dehydrogenase: MFGTFRSPKAVYFGAGQRALLARIVAGFGQRTLICTDERLASDPVFGALVESVTRAGVAVTVFSRTLPDVPTSCVEDAASVARQIKPDSIVAIGGGSCLDLGKMAALIHTHGGRPQDYYGEFKVPGPVLPIIALPTTAGTGSEVTPVAVLSDPDKVLKVGVSDPHLIPSVAICDPELTLSCPASLTAATGADALTHAIESFTAIRRSEEAGLPLERVFVGKNAISDHHALEAVRLISGALAGVVGDGTRLDLREQMMYGAMLAGQAFANAGNAAAHALQYPIGALTHTAHGIGVAALMPYVMAFNLPARAAEFAAIAEAMGVEPDDSQDALALAAIDAVAALYGEIGIPATLAELGFPEDRIEWAAEQAMTAARLVHNNPVALELADMKTILTAAYHGDRTSLTDGRANGRGPVHSVARLQTETARGRIPSVEIQSS; encoded by the coding sequence ATGTTTGGAACTTTTCGCAGCCCCAAGGCAGTCTATTTCGGCGCAGGACAGCGCGCATTGCTCGCTCGTATCGTGGCCGGCTTCGGACAGCGGACACTCATCTGCACGGACGAACGCCTGGCATCCGATCCCGTGTTCGGCGCCCTGGTCGAGAGTGTCACTCGAGCGGGCGTGGCCGTGACCGTGTTCAGCCGGACCTTGCCCGACGTGCCGACCAGCTGCGTCGAGGATGCAGCGTCAGTGGCCCGCCAAATAAAGCCCGACAGCATCGTCGCCATCGGCGGAGGCAGCTGCCTCGACCTGGGAAAGATGGCCGCCCTGATCCACACCCATGGGGGTCGGCCGCAAGACTATTACGGCGAGTTCAAAGTGCCCGGGCCGGTCCTGCCCATCATCGCCCTGCCGACCACGGCGGGAACCGGGTCGGAGGTGACGCCGGTCGCCGTTTTGTCCGATCCCGACAAAGTTCTGAAAGTCGGCGTCTCAGATCCACACCTCATTCCCAGTGTTGCGATCTGTGACCCGGAGCTGACGCTTTCCTGCCCCGCCTCGCTGACTGCGGCGACCGGTGCCGATGCCCTGACGCATGCCATCGAGTCGTTCACTGCGATCCGCAGATCGGAAGAGGCCGGACTGCCGTTGGAGCGGGTGTTCGTCGGCAAGAATGCCATCAGCGACCACCATGCGCTGGAAGCCGTGAGGTTGATCTCGGGCGCGTTGGCCGGGGTCGTGGGGGACGGGACCCGGCTCGATCTGCGCGAGCAGATGATGTATGGCGCCATGCTGGCGGGACAGGCCTTCGCCAATGCCGGCAATGCCGCAGCCCATGCGTTGCAATATCCCATCGGCGCGCTGACACATACGGCCCATGGGATCGGCGTCGCCGCGCTGATGCCCTATGTGATGGCCTTCAATCTTCCGGCCCGCGCCGCGGAGTTCGCTGCGATCGCCGAGGCCATGGGCGTGGAGCCCGATGACAGCCAGGACGCCCTGGCGCTGGCCGCGATCGATGCGGTGGCTGCGCTCTATGGGGAGATCGGCATCCCCGCCACCCTCGCCGAACTGGGCTTTCCAGAGGACAGGATCGAGTGGGCTGCAGAACAGGCGATGACGGCCGCGAGACTGGTTCACAACAACCCGGTCGCGCTCGAGCTCGCTGACATGAAGACCATCCTGACGGCAGCCTATCATGGAGACAGGACCTCCCTGACGGATGGCCGCGCGAACGGGCGAGGCCCCGTCCATTCGGTCGCAAGGCTGCAAACTGAGACAGCACGTGGTCGCATTCCGTCCGTGGAGATCCAATCATCTTGA
- a CDS encoding Bug family tripartite tricarboxylate transporter substrate binding protein, which yields MIKRCTLMMRVLFLALCAVMLVAPQARAEYPDQTIKFVVPFPAGGSTDIAARLIAEQLSQRLGVTIVIDNQPGASGLIGASSVVRAKPDGYTFLVTSNGIHSAAATGTANFDLKTDLVPVSQIVGGALMLVGSKEAPFDTIQGFVEYAQKDPDKVNIAINAALGSAHMAFERFRRMVKIEYQPIFYPGESPSLAALVSGESAVGIISAPAARALVEDGKVNGLAVTTQERFALLPNIPTLNETVAPGYADGYSTVIFAPKGTPNDIVQKMSREIAEVVRQPETAKKLLELGLTAMGSTPEEYAAIVAADFDRNVTLIAELRASGLAE from the coding sequence ATGATAAAAAGATGCACCCTAATGATGCGGGTCTTGTTCTTGGCCCTTTGCGCGGTGATGCTCGTCGCGCCTCAGGCCCGAGCCGAGTATCCCGATCAGACCATCAAGTTCGTGGTTCCGTTCCCGGCGGGCGGCTCGACCGACATCGCCGCCCGGCTGATCGCCGAGCAACTCTCCCAGCGGCTGGGAGTGACGATCGTCATCGACAACCAGCCGGGTGCGAGCGGGCTGATCGGCGCCTCGAGCGTGGTGCGCGCGAAGCCGGACGGGTACACGTTCCTGGTCACCAGCAACGGCATTCATTCCGCGGCCGCCACCGGAACCGCAAATTTCGACCTGAAGACGGATCTCGTCCCGGTCAGTCAGATCGTGGGCGGAGCGCTGATGCTCGTGGGCAGCAAGGAGGCGCCGTTCGACACCATCCAGGGCTTCGTCGAGTATGCGCAGAAGGACCCGGACAAGGTGAATATCGCGATCAACGCCGCCCTGGGCAGCGCGCATATGGCCTTCGAGCGCTTCCGGCGGATGGTGAAGATCGAGTATCAGCCGATCTTCTATCCTGGCGAATCGCCCTCGCTCGCGGCCCTGGTGTCAGGAGAGTCCGCCGTGGGCATCATCTCGGCCCCAGCAGCGCGGGCGCTGGTCGAAGACGGAAAAGTCAACGGGCTTGCGGTCACGACACAGGAACGCTTCGCCCTCCTGCCCAACATCCCGACCCTGAACGAAACCGTCGCCCCGGGATATGCGGATGGCTATTCCACGGTGATCTTCGCGCCGAAGGGAACTCCGAATGACATCGTTCAGAAGATGTCGCGGGAGATCGCCGAGGTCGTGCGGCAACCCGAGACAGCGAAGAAGCTGCTGGAGCTCGGATTGACGGCGATGGGCAGCACGCCGGAGGAGTATGCCGCCATCGTCGCCGCCGATTTCGACCGGAACGTGACGCTCATCGCCGAGTTGCGAGCGTCCGGCCTCGCCGAGTAG
- a CDS encoding tripartite tricarboxylate transporter TctB family protein — MRLNIRNRRPLYAGLFVIAIGLAGVYFGSGLKFGRAAAMGPGFLPIVCSWLIVALGGIIVAKSLHEDVEIIEPPVPRPVFMIFLAIGLFALLIDRAGLGITVFSTVFVASYAGRAKLLETLILALVGAAASAIVFVVLLGLPLQVWPELG; from the coding sequence GTGCGACTCAATATCAGGAACAGGCGCCCGCTCTATGCCGGCCTCTTCGTCATCGCCATCGGCCTGGCGGGCGTCTATTTCGGTTCAGGCCTCAAATTCGGCAGGGCGGCCGCCATGGGGCCGGGGTTCCTGCCGATCGTCTGTTCGTGGCTCATCGTCGCGCTCGGCGGGATCATCGTCGCGAAATCGCTGCATGAAGATGTCGAAATCATCGAACCGCCGGTTCCGCGCCCAGTCTTCATGATCTTCCTGGCCATCGGCCTGTTCGCCCTGCTGATCGACCGCGCCGGTCTCGGCATCACGGTCTTCAGCACCGTGTTCGTGGCCAGCTATGCCGGCCGCGCCAAATTGCTCGAGACGCTCATCCTGGCGCTCGTGGGGGCGGCGGCCTCCGCCATCGTGTTCGTGGTGCTGCTCGGCCTGCCCCTGCAGGTCTGGCCGGAGCTTGGTTGA
- a CDS encoding PAS domain S-box protein has translation MEPEGAQQGTTSAFLNDCGELGRRIAEFDWASTSIGPISDWSPILRGTVSLMLRSAIPMVLLWGEQGVMIYNDAYAQFSGQRDEKLLGSNVREGWGEAASFNDHVMRVCLAGQTLSYKDLELTLDRNGQPEQVWMDLDYSPVPSEDGSPVGVLAIVVETTEAHHAQRALENSEARLRFLDALGHAVVGRTDADDVLGITTRMTAEHLKVSSCAYADMDDDQDGFTIRGDWHAEGSSSIVGHYQLTDFGTLAVQELRAGRPLVINDTSAELPPEEAKAFQNIGIASTLCMPLIKEGRLIALMAVHDSAVRPWSDYDISIIREVTERSWAHVQRVGAEGLLREREGRNRQILDSASDYGIVATDLDGMITMWNAGAADMLGWGEAEMLGQSMSIIFTEEDRQAGRPEQKRLEALQTGQAHDARWHVKKSGDQFWGLSEMRPLRDAKGIAVGFVKLMRDRTEQHRAQEALRATEEQLRRAQTAGGVGLFSIDVATNIIQGTPEFCRIFGLEPCQSLDSREIETLIVPEDVDVVSNEERRRAGTAPLDVEYRIRRADTGEERIIARKAQYERDEQGHPLRLVGAVQDWTERRRVQFALEKSEAQFSALAQNMPNQVWTARADGSLDWFNAQVYAYSGAEQASLLGEGWAQIVHPDDLPLAAQRWASSVSSGATYETEFRLRDAAGHYRWYLARAVPLKDARGRITSWVGTNTDIDVQKMAEAANARDRNRLWTISQDLMLVCDFSGAITAVNPSAQRLLGWSEAEMVGRLLGDFLHPEDLEVTASEVAKLSTGATTLAFENRYRAKDGEYRLLAWTAVPDNGRIHAVGRDITEQRAIEDALRQSQKMEAVGQLTGGIAHDFNNLLQGITGSLDMIDTRLTQGRVDDLRRWLTGAKTSANRAAALTHRLLAFSRRQPLDPRPVRSNPLISSMEDMLRRTLGERIDLELVLAGGLWLTRCDPNQLESAILNLAINARDAMPHGGKLTIETCNAHLDSVYAARQRDVKPGQYVCICVTDNGIGMDKETAVKAFEPFFTTKPIGQGTGLGLSMIYGFTRQSGGYARIYSEIGQGTTIKLYLPRHRGEDDPEETASELEPVPFGHAGEVILVVEDEPVVRGLIVEVLTEIGYQALEAGDGTKGLEILHSKRRIDLLITDMGLPGLNGRQVAEGGRLVRPELKVLFITGYAENAALASGFLEPGMAMITKPFAMEALAGRIRDILES, from the coding sequence ATGGAGCCGGAAGGGGCGCAGCAGGGGACCACGTCCGCCTTTCTCAATGATTGCGGCGAACTCGGACGTCGCATCGCAGAGTTCGACTGGGCCTCCACCTCCATCGGCCCGATCTCCGACTGGTCGCCGATCCTGCGCGGCACGGTCAGCCTCATGCTCCGCAGCGCGATCCCCATGGTGCTGCTTTGGGGCGAGCAGGGCGTCATGATCTATAATGACGCCTATGCACAGTTCTCCGGCCAGAGAGACGAGAAGCTGCTGGGATCCAATGTGCGGGAGGGTTGGGGGGAGGCCGCCAGCTTCAACGACCATGTGATGCGGGTGTGCCTCGCCGGGCAAACGCTCAGCTACAAGGATCTCGAGCTGACGCTCGACCGGAACGGCCAGCCCGAACAGGTGTGGATGGACCTCGACTATTCGCCGGTGCCCAGCGAGGACGGGAGCCCGGTGGGGGTCCTGGCCATCGTGGTGGAGACGACGGAGGCCCATCATGCGCAACGGGCGCTGGAGAACAGCGAAGCCCGGCTTCGGTTCCTGGACGCGCTCGGCCATGCCGTCGTCGGGCGGACCGATGCCGACGATGTGCTGGGCATCACCACCCGCATGACGGCAGAACATCTGAAAGTGTCCAGCTGCGCCTATGCCGACATGGATGATGATCAGGATGGCTTCACCATCCGCGGCGACTGGCATGCCGAAGGCTCCTCGTCCATCGTGGGCCACTACCAGCTCACAGATTTCGGGACGCTTGCCGTGCAAGAGCTGCGCGCGGGCAGGCCCTTGGTCATCAACGATACTTCGGCCGAGCTGCCGCCCGAAGAAGCCAAGGCGTTCCAGAATATCGGGATTGCCTCGACACTGTGCATGCCGCTGATCAAGGAGGGGCGGCTCATCGCCCTGATGGCGGTGCATGACAGCGCCGTGAGGCCCTGGTCGGATTACGATATCAGCATCATCCGAGAGGTTACCGAACGGTCCTGGGCGCATGTCCAGCGGGTGGGCGCCGAGGGCCTGTTGCGCGAGCGCGAGGGCCGAAACCGCCAGATCCTGGACAGCGCCAGTGATTATGGGATCGTGGCGACTGATCTCGACGGCATGATCACCATGTGGAATGCCGGCGCCGCCGACATGCTCGGCTGGGGCGAGGCGGAGATGCTGGGCCAATCCATGTCGATCATCTTCACGGAAGAGGACCGGCAGGCGGGACGACCGGAACAGAAGCGGCTGGAAGCACTGCAGACAGGGCAGGCCCATGATGCGCGCTGGCACGTCAAGAAGTCCGGCGATCAGTTCTGGGGCCTCAGCGAGATGCGGCCGCTGAGGGACGCCAAAGGCATCGCCGTCGGCTTCGTGAAGCTGATGCGCGATCGGACGGAACAACATCGCGCGCAAGAGGCGCTGCGGGCCACCGAGGAGCAGTTGCGCCGGGCGCAAACCGCCGGCGGCGTTGGCCTGTTCTCCATCGACGTGGCCACCAACATCATCCAGGGCACACCGGAATTCTGCCGGATCTTCGGCCTCGAACCCTGCCAGAGCCTCGATTCAAGGGAGATCGAGACGCTGATCGTTCCGGAGGACGTCGACGTCGTCTCGAACGAGGAGAGACGGCGCGCCGGGACCGCGCCGCTGGACGTGGAGTACCGGATCCGCCGGGCGGATACAGGCGAAGAGCGCATCATCGCCCGCAAGGCGCAATATGAGCGGGATGAACAGGGACATCCGCTCCGCCTGGTGGGGGCCGTCCAGGACTGGACCGAACGCCGGCGGGTGCAGTTCGCGTTGGAGAAGAGCGAGGCCCAGTTCAGTGCCCTGGCGCAGAACATGCCGAACCAGGTCTGGACCGCCCGTGCGGACGGGTCTCTCGACTGGTTCAACGCCCAGGTCTATGCCTATAGCGGTGCCGAACAAGCCTCCCTCCTCGGCGAGGGATGGGCGCAGATCGTGCATCCGGACGATCTGCCCCTGGCTGCACAGCGGTGGGCAAGCTCCGTGAGTTCGGGAGCGACCTATGAAACCGAGTTCCGTCTGCGCGACGCGGCGGGACATTACCGCTGGTACCTCGCGCGTGCCGTGCCGTTGAAGGATGCCCGCGGCCGGATCACCTCCTGGGTCGGCACCAACACCGATATCGATGTCCAGAAGATGGCGGAGGCCGCCAATGCGCGGGACCGAAACCGGCTGTGGACGATCAGCCAGGACCTCATGCTGGTCTGCGATTTCAGCGGCGCGATCACGGCCGTCAACCCTTCCGCCCAGAGGCTGCTCGGATGGAGCGAGGCGGAGATGGTGGGCAGGCTCCTGGGCGATTTCCTCCATCCCGAGGATCTGGAGGTCACCGCCTCGGAAGTCGCCAAGCTTTCGACGGGGGCCACCACGCTGGCATTCGAGAATCGATACCGCGCGAAAGACGGCGAGTATCGGCTGCTCGCCTGGACGGCTGTTCCCGACAATGGCCGCATCCATGCCGTGGGCCGCGACATTACGGAGCAACGGGCGATCGAAGATGCGCTGAGGCAGAGCCAGAAGATGGAAGCGGTCGGCCAGCTGACCGGCGGCATCGCCCATGATTTCAACAATCTGCTGCAGGGCATCACCGGCAGTCTCGACATGATCGACACCCGGCTGACCCAGGGCCGCGTCGACGATCTTCGGCGCTGGCTGACCGGTGCGAAGACCTCGGCGAACCGGGCTGCAGCCTTGACCCATCGGCTGCTGGCCTTTTCGCGCCGGCAACCCCTCGACCCGCGGCCGGTGCGGTCCAATCCGCTGATCTCTTCCATGGAGGACATGCTGCGGAGGACGCTGGGGGAGAGAATCGACCTCGAATTGGTGCTTGCCGGCGGACTCTGGCTCACGCGATGCGATCCCAACCAGTTGGAGAGCGCCATCCTCAACCTTGCCATCAATGCGCGGGATGCCATGCCGCACGGCGGCAAGCTCACGATCGAGACCTGCAACGCGCATCTCGACAGCGTCTATGCCGCCCGCCAGCGTGACGTGAAGCCCGGCCAATATGTGTGCATCTGCGTGACCGACAACGGCATCGGCATGGACAAGGAAACCGCGGTAAAGGCGTTCGAGCCCTTCTTTACGACCAAGCCGATCGGGCAGGGGACCGGGCTCGGGCTGTCGATGATCTACGGGTTCACACGGCAGTCGGGGGGGTATGCCCGGATCTATAGCGAAATCGGCCAGGGGACGACGATCAAGCTCTATCTGCCGCGCCATCGCGGCGAGGACGATCCGGAGGAGACGGCATCGGAGCTGGAGCCGGTGCCCTTCGGGCATGCGGGCGAAGTGATCCTGGTGGTGGAGGATGAGCCCGTCGTCAGGGGGCTGATCGTGGAGGTGCTGACCGAGATCGGCTACCAGGCGCTCGAAGCCGGCGACGGGACCAAAGGTCTGGAGATCCTGCATTCCAAGAGGCGAATCGACCTGCTGATCACCGATATGGGGCTCCCGGGGCTGAATGGCCGTCAGGTTGCAGAGGGCGGCCGGCTCGTCAGGCCGGAGCTGAAGGTCCTGTTCATCACCGGTTATGCCGAAAACGCGGCGCTGGCCTCGGGCTTTCTCGAGCCTGGAATGGCCATGATCACCAAGCCTTTCGCCATGGAGGCGCTGGCGGGCCGGATCAGAGACATCCTCGAAAGCTGA
- a CDS encoding GntR family transcriptional regulator → MKDRDYRFAATDGDSRPIRSVGLADEAYALILGQLISLKLPPGARITVDELARQFGISQTPIREALGRLETHGLVTKTHLIGYRATPQLTREQFQDLYEIRLLLEPAAARQAALKIEAQEIEALKRFAAEMAEEVARGAQGNHGRFPLHDGEFHARIALAGRNNLIADALSRLHAHVHIFRLYYHSWITESAVREHQAIVEAIARHDADGAERSMRSHIEESWRRLKQGF, encoded by the coding sequence TTGAAAGACCGCGATTACCGTTTCGCTGCCACGGACGGCGACAGCCGACCGATCCGGTCGGTCGGGCTTGCCGACGAGGCCTATGCCCTCATCCTCGGGCAGCTGATCTCGCTGAAGCTGCCGCCGGGCGCGCGCATCACTGTCGATGAGTTGGCCCGGCAATTCGGCATTTCGCAGACCCCCATTCGCGAGGCGCTGGGGCGGCTCGAGACGCATGGGCTCGTCACGAAGACCCACCTGATCGGTTATCGCGCGACACCCCAGCTCACCCGTGAGCAATTCCAGGACCTGTATGAAATCCGACTGCTCCTCGAGCCGGCGGCCGCGCGACAAGCGGCACTCAAGATCGAGGCGCAAGAGATCGAAGCGCTGAAGCGCTTCGCCGCGGAGATGGCAGAGGAGGTCGCGCGCGGGGCGCAGGGCAATCATGGCCGCTTTCCCCTGCATGACGGGGAGTTTCACGCGCGGATCGCTCTCGCCGGACGGAACAACCTCATCGCCGATGCCCTGTCCCGGCTCCATGCGCATGTGCACATCTTCCGCCTGTATTATCACTCGTGGATCACGGAGAGCGCGGTGCGGGAGCATCAGGCCATCGTCGAGGCCATCGCCCGGCATGATGCCGACGGCGCGGAACGCAGCATGCGGTCGCATATCGAGGAGTCGTGGAGGCGCCTGAAACAAGGTTTCTGA
- a CDS encoding anti-sigma factor: MTEESRQRLASEYVLGLLEAEENRQCDRLMAEDREFAAMVEAWRDRLRELDETAAPAEADAGLWQRIASGLESSPRLHATATPAAETRSVRRSFSDFWDSLVLWRGIGMAATAIALVLAVSAPWLSSDAQRPSSVAILMGEGDRPAAIVNAFADGRIELVPIQTIDVPEGKSLQVWTLWNRSLGPVSIGLLDRMRGTDLSVGGLPAPTENQLYEITLEPEGGSPIGRPTGPILMKGNITGAL; encoded by the coding sequence ATGACCGAGGAGAGCAGGCAGCGCCTGGCGTCGGAATATGTGCTTGGTCTCCTGGAAGCCGAGGAGAACCGGCAATGCGACCGCCTGATGGCCGAGGATCGTGAGTTCGCGGCCATGGTCGAAGCGTGGCGCGACCGGCTGCGTGAGCTCGATGAGACGGCTGCGCCCGCAGAGGCCGATGCTGGACTGTGGCAGCGAATTGCCTCCGGCCTCGAATCCTCCCCTCGCCTCCATGCGACCGCCACACCTGCAGCCGAAACGCGTTCCGTGCGCAGATCATTCTCCGATTTCTGGGACAGCCTGGTCCTCTGGCGCGGCATCGGCATGGCAGCGACGGCCATCGCCCTCGTGCTTGCGGTCTCGGCACCGTGGCTCTCCTCCGACGCACAACGTCCCTCTTCGGTGGCCATCCTCATGGGCGAGGGTGATCGCCCCGCCGCCATCGTGAACGCCTTTGCCGACGGCCGCATCGAGCTCGTCCCCATCCAGACCATCGACGTCCCGGAAGGCAAGTCGCTCCAGGTCTGGACATTGTGGAACCGCAGCCTCGGCCCCGTCTCCATCGGTCTGCTCGACCGTATGCGCGGCACCGACCTTTCCGTCGGCGGGCTGCCGGCCCCGACGGAGAACCAGCTCTACGAGATCACCCTGGAGCCGGAGGGTGGGTCCCCCATCGGTCGTCCCACCGGCCCCATTCTCATGAAGGGCAACATCACCGGCGCCCTCTAA
- a CDS encoding tripartite tricarboxylate transporter permease, translating to MDNILLGFAQILTLDNMGLCLAGALVGTLVGVLPGLGPLATLAILLPITFGLEPLGALVMLAGVYYGSQYGGSTTAILVNLPGESSSVVTCIDGHEMTKQGRAGEALFMAATGSFMAGCVGTLVIALAAPSIGAFAQQFASPEYTALLIFGLIAAVVIASGSAVEALVLALIGVLLGFVGTDINSGAERYTFGRLELLDGLQFVPLALGFFGIPEIIANLEHPEQRKVLTAKLGSIWPRWPQIKAGLPAMIRGTGLGTMLGVLPGGGALLSSFVSYSVEKRLATDPSRFGKGAVEGVAGPEAANNAGAQTSFIPLLTLGIPSNPVMAIMMGAMILHGIQPGPQVIAKQPELFWGLVASMWMGNLFLLVINLPMIGLWVKLLSVPYRLLFPLIVAIACIGIYSVNNSAFDVFTAMIFGAIGYVFYKLKLQPAPLLLGFIVGPLLEENMRRSLTVSRGDPTVFFTRPISGVLMAGAIVLLLALLLPAIRRGREIALKE from the coding sequence ATGGACAATATCCTGCTCGGCTTCGCCCAGATCCTGACCCTCGACAATATGGGCCTCTGCCTGGCGGGTGCATTGGTTGGCACGCTGGTGGGGGTGCTGCCGGGACTCGGACCGCTGGCGACGCTCGCCATTCTCCTGCCCATCACCTTCGGCCTCGAACCGCTCGGGGCACTGGTGATGCTCGCGGGGGTCTATTACGGATCGCAATATGGCGGCTCCACCACAGCGATCCTGGTCAACCTCCCGGGAGAGTCCTCGTCGGTGGTGACCTGCATCGATGGTCACGAGATGACGAAACAAGGACGGGCAGGCGAGGCCTTGTTCATGGCCGCCACCGGATCCTTCATGGCGGGCTGCGTCGGTACCCTGGTCATCGCCCTGGCGGCCCCCAGCATCGGCGCCTTCGCCCAGCAATTCGCTTCGCCGGAATATACCGCGCTCTTGATCTTCGGCCTCATCGCGGCCGTGGTGATCGCATCTGGATCGGCGGTGGAAGCCCTGGTCCTGGCGCTGATCGGGGTGTTGCTCGGGTTCGTCGGCACCGACATCAATTCAGGTGCCGAACGCTATACTTTCGGCAGACTCGAGCTGCTCGACGGGCTCCAGTTCGTGCCGCTCGCGCTTGGGTTTTTCGGCATTCCGGAAATCATCGCCAATCTGGAGCATCCGGAGCAGCGGAAGGTGCTCACGGCCAAGCTGGGCAGCATCTGGCCGCGATGGCCGCAGATCAAGGCGGGGCTGCCGGCGATGATCCGCGGCACCGGCCTCGGGACCATGCTGGGCGTGCTGCCCGGGGGCGGGGCGCTGCTGAGTTCCTTCGTGTCCTATTCGGTCGAGAAGCGCCTGGCCACGGATCCGAGCCGCTTCGGAAAGGGTGCGGTCGAGGGCGTGGCCGGCCCGGAGGCTGCGAACAATGCCGGCGCGCAGACCTCGTTCATCCCCCTGCTCACTCTGGGCATTCCGTCCAACCCCGTCATGGCGATCATGATGGGGGCCATGATCCTGCACGGCATCCAGCCCGGCCCCCAGGTCATCGCCAAGCAGCCCGAGCTCTTCTGGGGCTTGGTCGCGAGCATGTGGATGGGCAATCTGTTCCTCCTGGTGATCAACCTGCCGATGATCGGCCTGTGGGTGAAGCTGCTCTCGGTCCCGTATCGACTGCTTTTCCCATTGATCGTGGCGATCGCCTGCATCGGGATCTACAGTGTCAATAATTCCGCCTTCGACGTGTTCACCGCCATGATCTTCGGCGCCATCGGCTATGTGTTCTACAAGCTCAAGCTTCAACCGGCGCCGCTGCTGCTGGGATTCATCGTGGGGCCGCTGCTGGAGGAGAACATGCGCCGCAGCCTGACGGTTTCCCGCGGCGATCCAACGGTGTTCTTCACCCGCCCGATCAGCGGCGTGCTCATGGCGGGAGCCATCGTGCTGCTGCTCGCGCTGCTGCTGCCCGCCATCCGGCGCGGGCGCGAAATCGCCCTCAAGGAATGA